From a single Pseudophryne corroboree isolate aPseCor3 chromosome 6, aPseCor3.hap2, whole genome shotgun sequence genomic region:
- the LOC134934602 gene encoding jerky protein homolog, giving the protein MASADSSSDSSAAMPSKNSDGTGIKRKHKSISVQAKVEILRKLDRGVSVKKLCDTYGLGSSTVYDIKKHREKILQFFAESQSKKQMSIRKTMKSGKSTELDRVLLEWFRQRRSDGVDLSGIMVQEQAKLYHKALKLDYECDYSEGWLHRFKSRHGISMRKVCGEKRSANHEAADDYVDEFAKLVADENLSPQQVYNADETALYWRCTPRKTLSMEDEEAPTGFKQSKDRVTVLGCSNAAGTHRCKPLVIGKSKCPRALKGVKVYPVIYRANKNGWITTELMLEWFEKYFVAEARAHCTSVGLSEDCKILLILDNCSAHPRAELLRKNNVFTAYLPPNCTSLIQPQDQGILRSMKAKYRTLFMKRMLDVVNSGKPIESFIKDFNMKDVLWFVASAWENVNSLTLKNGWHKLWPAMVFENAPDEDPSIAFTGFRVANDDECVLELLEYAKTCTATAANNLSSRLNEENLAEWMEVDVETPVCASLY; this is encoded by the coding sequence atggcgtccgcaGACAGTTCAAGTGACAGTAGTGCTGCTATGCCTTCCAAGAACAGTGATGGTACAGGTATAAAGCGTAAACACAAGTCTATATCGGTGCAGGCAAAAGTTGAGATATTACGAAAACTGGACCGCGGTGTTTCAGTGAAGAAGCTGTGTGATACATACGGTCTTGGTTCCTCAACAGTGTATGACATAAAAAAACACAGGGAGAAAATATTACAGTTCTTTGCAGAAAGTCAATCTAAGAAGCAAATGAGCATTAGGAAAACTATGAAATCTGGTAAAAGCACTGAGCTTGATCGAGTGTTGTTGGAATGGTTTCGACAACGTCGGAGTGATGGTGTAGACTTGTCAGGCATCATGGTACAGGAACAAGCTAAGTTGTATCATAAAGCACTAAAACTTGACTATGAGTGTGATTACAGTGAAGGATGGCTGCATAGGTTTAAGTCACGTCATGGAATTTCGATGCGCAAAGTGTGTGGTGAAAAACGGTCTGCAAACCATGAAGCAGCTGATGACTATGTGGATGAGTTTGCAAAGCTTGTGGCTGATGAAAACCTCTCCCCCCAGCAAGTTTATAATGCCGATGAAACTGCACTGTATTGGCGATGTACCCCTAGGAAAACTTTATCAATGGAGGATGAAGAAGCCCCCACAGGGTTTAAACAATCTAAGGACAGAGTTACTGTCCTAGGTTGCTCCAATGCTGCCGGAACTCACCGATGCAAGCCACTAGTGATCGGAAAAAGTAAATGCCCTAGGGCTTTAAAAGGTGTTAAAGTGTATCCTGTAATTTATCGTGCAAATAAAAATGGATGGATTACCACCGAGTTAATGCTAGAGTGGTTTGAAAAGTATTTTGTGGCAGAAGCCAGAGCACACTGCACATCTGTAGGCCTATCAGAGGACTGCAAAATCCTTCTTATTCTGGACAACTGTTCAGCTCACCCTAGAGCTGAACTGCTGCGCAAGAATAACGTGTTTACAGCATACTTACCACCAAACTGTACATCTCTTATCCAACCACAAGATCAAGGAATATTGCGCTCTATGAAGGCCAAGTATCGTACACTTTTCATGAAACGCATGCTAGATGTGGTGAATTCAGGCAAGCCTATTGAGTCGTTTATCAAAGACTTTAACATGAAAGATGTACTTTGGTTTGTTGCTAGTGCCTGGGAGAATGTAAATTCGTTAACACTAAAGAATGGTTGGCATAAGTTGTGGCCTGCCATGGTGTTTGAAAATGCACCTGATGAAGATCCCAGTATTGCCTTCACAGGATTTCGTGTAGCAAATGATGATGAATGTGTTCTTGAGTTACTTGAATATGCAAAAACTTGTACTGCAACTGCTGCCAACAACCTATCAAGTAGGCTGAACGAAGAAAATCTGGCAGAGTGGATGGAGGTTGACGTTGAAACACCTGTTTGTGCGTCACTGTACTGA